One window of the Carassius auratus strain Wakin unplaced genomic scaffold, ASM336829v1 scaf_tig00032882, whole genome shotgun sequence genome contains the following:
- the LOC113081029 gene encoding protein ANTAGONIST OF LIKE HETEROCHROMATIN PROTEIN 1: protein MTRSTFDYVCERLRSTLSREKTCLRRPITVQKSVGVGVYWLATGACYRTIANLFGIAKSTVCSIVHKFCEAVRRVLMPQYIKLPKGDDLQEVIEGFQQRWGFPQCGGAIDGSHIPIIAPEDNHAEYFNRKGWHSVLLQGVVDHRFCFTNIYAGWPGSVHDVRVLRNSHVYSLAERGELFPPDSEEIMGVQVPIMLLDDPAFPFRSWLLKGYCDTGTLTAEQKYFNERHSRARMTVECAFG from the exons ATGACCAGATCCACCTTCGATTATGTTTGTGAGCGCCTGCGATCAACTCTGTCACGAGAAAAGACATGTCTGCGGCGGCCCATAACAGTGCAGAAAAGCGTTGGAGTTGGAGTGTATTGGCTAGCAACAGGTGCGTGCTATCGTACGATAGCTAACTTGTTCGGCATAGCCAAGTCTACAGTCTGCTCCATTGTACACAAGTTCTGCGAAGCAGTTCGCCGTGTCCTCATGCCCCAGTACATAAAACTGCCCAAAGGGGATGACCTACAAGAGGTCATTGAAGGCTTCCAGCAGAGATGGGGTTTCCCGCAGTGTGGAGGAGCTATTGATGGGAGTCATATCCCCATCATTGCTCCAGAGGATAACCACGCAGAGTATTTCAACCGCAAAGGGTGGCACTCAGTTCTGCTCCAGGGTGTCGTGGATCATCGGTTTTG CTTCACCAACATCTATGCTGGATGGCCAGGGAGTGTTCATGATGTGAGGGTACTCCGGAATTCCCATGTGTACTCACTCGCAGAGAGAGGGGAGCTTTTTCCACCA GACTCTGAGGAGATAATGGGCGTTCAAGTGCCAATCATGCTGCTCGATGACCCGGCTTTTCCCTTTCGAAGCTGGCTGTTAAAAGGATACTGTGACACAGGGACCCTGACAGCTGAGCAGAAGTACTTCAATGAGCGCCACAGCAGAGCCAGGATGACTGTGGAGTGCGCTTTCGGCTGA